Proteins from one Salmo salar chromosome ssa29, Ssal_v3.1, whole genome shotgun sequence genomic window:
- the LOC106590537 gene encoding peptide methionine sulfoxide reductase MsrB — MPFSGLYLNHSEVGMYQCVSCDPPLFSSEVKYDSGMSWPAFKEAHGTWECDESHVSIIRHPDNTLGSAETEVVCKHPLQNYPPQKDQAAEEEGATGEQRDGLDMGGHPGRQGILHLGGDPGRRGSPPMGTGSGTQKSGGGTGAVWRGEDGAPGQLPTLALRCAAQSDSACSHSPH, encoded by the exons Atg CCTTTCAGCGGTCTCTATCTGAACCATAGTGAAGTGGGGATGTACCAGTGTGTGTCCTGCGACCCTCCCCTCTTCAG ttCAGAGGTGAAGTATGACTCGGGCATGAGCTGGCCGGCATTCAAAGAGGCTCATGGGACGTGGGAATGCGACGAGAGCCACGTATCCATCATCCGTCACCCTGACAACACCCTGGGTAGTGCAGAGACAGAGGTCGTCTGTAAACAT cccttacagaattacccaccacaaaaggaccaagcagcggaggaggaaggagccacaggagaacagcgtgatggactggacatgggaggacatcctggacggcaagggatcctacacttgggaggagatcctggtcggaggggatcgcctcccatgggaacaggtagtGGCACTCAGAAGAGCGGAGGGGGCACAggggctgtttggcggggcgaggatggagccccaggccagctccccacactagccctgaggtgcgcagcccagtctgactcggcctg
- the LOC106590536 gene encoding armadillo repeat-containing protein 3, giving the protein MGKKVKKESEPPSKDVFDPLPIESKKAATVVLMLNSPEEEVLVKACEAIHKFAEKGDENRSSLLGLGAVEPLSHLISHEDKLVRRNAFMALGVMAANSDVKRLLKKLDAIPSIIGKLSPEEDVVVHEFATLCLASLSVDFSCKVQISDQEGLEPLIQLLSSPDPDVKKNSVETICNLVQDLPSRVAVRELNGVPPLLELLRSEFPVIQQLSLRTLVIVTTDTDTRATFREEQGFDRLLEFLCNKEFSDLHVEALQVLSNCLEDRDSLQLIHETGGLQRLLQFITTPTLLDIQTNAVKAIYRVAQSSENRKLLHEQDIERSLVELLSVEGDSLRTATCQAVAAMSLHLASKDAFRDLDGIRAVVQLLGSEGGEVREAAAQALSSLTSSNQLNAYAVYEAEGDEGLVQQLHDVIPGAVAHAAAVLTNMAEQEVLRCSILSHGAMAALLEPLQSADTHTLVRATQALAALACDAEGRADLRNAGGLVPLVQLLQSNHKEVRRNACWAISVCANDEPTAVEMCKLGALDLLQEINSSANRRNKFSEIALQRLLDSNLSLKYSLTNTLAPTDITMDGFYDPGKARSGQRVLTLEDLSKQPVNQRRPVIAINAKPLDTVSVDQSEERQQDSPTETRTASVLSSKGTTRTPSKGKSKGRKEDEKLRDEDESKPQQEVATVTEKPWMLPYDAAFHALVTEATKTILPLHAESEQYSALARLVSEVMGGAVEVDRQHDFLWELHLSELRYELQSNIIPIGQIRKGTYYHRALLYKVLADRIGVSCSLVRGEYNRVWNEVLLSAGTPHYPGCRPQPRAHLVDLIHQPGRLLRANTPQAIQYQTI; this is encoded by the exons ATGGGGAAGAAAGTGAAGAAAGAGAGTGAGCCTCCTTCTAAGGATGTG tttGACCCCCTGCCGATTGAGAGTAAGAAAGCAGCCACTGTGGTCCTCATGCTCAATTCCCCCGAAGAGGAGGTTTTGGTTAAAGCTTGCGAAGCCATCCACAAATTTGCAGAGAAAG GTGATGAGAACAGGAGTTCTCTGCTGGGGCTGGGGGCGGTGGAGCCTCTGTCTCACCTCATCTCCCACGAAGACAAGCTAGTCCGCCGCAACGCTTTCATGGCCCTGGGGGTCATGGCTGCCAACA GCGATGTAAAAAGACTTCTGAAGAAACTGGATGCCATTCCTTCTATCATCGGAAAGCTGTCACCTGAAG AGGATGTTGTGGTCCATGAGTTTGCCACACTGTGTCTGGCCTCCCTGTCGGTGGACTTCAGCTGTAAGGTCCAGATCTCAGACCAGGAGGGACTAGAGCCGCTTATACAGCTTCTGTCCAGCCCTGACCCTGATGTCAAGAAGAACTCTGTGGAGACTATCTGCAAcctggtgcag GACCTCCCCAGCCGTGTGGCAGTGCGTGAGCTAAATGGCGTCCCCCCGCTCCTGGAGCTGTTGAGATCTGAGTTCCCGGTCATCCAGCAGTTATCCCTGAGGACGCTGGTTATCGTAACCACAGATACCGACACACGAGCCACCTTCAGGGAGGAGCAGGGCTTTGACAGGCTGCTGGAGTTCCTCTGCAACAAG GAGTTCAGTGATCTGCATGTAGAAGCCCTCCAGGTGTTGTCTAACTGTCTggaggacagagacagtctccagcTGATCCATGAGACTGGAGGTCTCCAGAGGTTACTGCAGTTCATCACCACTCCCACCCTGCTGGACATACAGACAAACGCTGTCAAGGCCATCTACAGGGTGGCTCAGAGCT CAGAGAATCGTAAGCTGCTCCATGAGCAGGACATCGAGCGCTCTCTGGTGGAGCTGCTGTCTGTAGAGGGTGATAGTTTGAGGACTGCTACCTGTCAGGCTGTCGCTGCCATGAGTCTACACCTGGCCAGCAAAGACGCTTTCAGAGACctgg ACGGTATCCGTGCGGTGGTGCAGCTGCTGGGTAGTGAGGGGGGCGAGGTGAGAGAGGCAGCAGCCCAGGCCCTGTCTAGCCTTACAAGCAGCAACCAGCTCAACGCATA tgctgtctATGAGGCTGAGGGAGATGAGGGCTTGGTTCAGCAGCTCCATGACGTTATTCCCGGTGCGGTGGCTCACGCTGCGGCCGTCCTCACCAATATGGCTGAACAGGAAGTCCTCCGCTGCAGCATCCTGTCCCACGGGGCCATGGCTGCCCTCCTGGAGCCACTGCAGTCTGcggacacacacaccctggtccgaGCCACCCAGGCCCTCGCCGCTCTCGCCTGCGATGCTGAGGGACGGGCAGAC CTGAGGAATGCGGGAGGCCTAGTTCCATTGGTCCAACTGCTACAGTCCAATCACAAGGAGGTACGCCGCAATGCATGCTGGGCCATCAGCGTGTGCGCCAACGATGAACCCACTGCCGTGGAGATGTGCAAGCtggg GGCCCTGGACTTGTTGCAGGAGATCAACAGCTCAGCTAACCGTAGGAATAAGTTCAGTGAGATTGCTCTACAGAGACTGCTGGACTCCAACCTGTCTCTCAAATACAGCCTGACCAACACACTGGCCCCCACAGACATCACTATGGACGGCTTCTACGACCCCGGAAAG gctcGTTCTGGCCAGAGGGTGTTAACTCTAGAGGATCTGTCTAAACAGCCTGTTAACCAGCGACGGCCTGTCATTGCTATTAACGCCAAACCCCTCGACAC ggtGTCAGTCGATCAGtcagaggagagacaacaggacagCCCCACCGAGACTCGCACTGCATCTGTACTCAGCAGCAAGGGCACCACCAGGacccccag TAAAGGGAAGAGTAAGGGGCGGAAGGAGGACGAGAAACTGAGAGATGAGGATGAGAGTAAGCCCCAGCAGGAGGTAGCCACGGTAACAGAGAAGCCGTGGATGCTTCCGTATGATGCTGCGTTCCACGCCCTGGTTACCGAGGCGACCAAGACCATCCTCCCGCTGCACGCGGAGAGTGAGCAGTACAGCGCCTTAGCCAG GCTGGTGAGTGAGGTGATGGGCGGGGCGGTGGAGGTGGACAGACAGCATGACTTCCTGTGGGAGCTCCACCTCAGTGAGCTGCGCTACGAACTACAGTCCAACATCATCCCCATCGGACAGATACGCAAGGGAACCTACTACCACAGGGCTCTGCTTTATAAG gtgtTGGCTGACCGTATAGGTGTGAGTTGTAGCCTGGTGAGGGGAGAGTATAACCGGGTGTGGAATGAGGTCCTCCTCTCAGCTGGGACGCCCCACTACCCAGGGTGCCGGCCCCAGCCCAGAGCTCACCTGGTGGACCTCATACACCAGCCTGGCAGGCTGCTGAGAGCCAATACACCCCAGGCTATACAATACCAAACTATATAA